The window TGTCTTTAGGATGGCAGATGATACGGTTTGGGCAGATCACTTTGGATGAGCTGAAGAAGCGGAATTTGCCGGTGAATGAAACGACAGAGCGCATGGTAAGGGAGGAATTGAGGCGGATGCACGGTATGGCGGCGTTTGCGGTTATGAATTTGCCAAAGATAGATGCGCTTCTCATGAAAGGGCCGGTAGTTATTGACGGGTTGTATAGCTGGTCGGAATATAAAATTTTGAAAGAGCGGTATGGAGATCGGTTGCAGGTACTGGCGATTTGTGCGTCTCCTGCCACGCGCCATCAGCGGCTGGAACACCGCGCCGACCGCCATCAGGGTGATAATGACAAGCGTTTCCGCTCATTCAGCCGCGCTGAATCGCAGTCGCGCGATTATGCCGAAATAGAAAATCTTGAAAAAGGAGGCCCTATTGCCATGGCAGAATATGCGATTGTGGATGAAGGAAAGCTGGAAGAATTTCAAGAATCGATTCGTCAAATTATTTCAAGTAACTTTAACCGTCAATGACAAAGCTCAAAGTTCCCGCCTGCCAAAGCCTGTCAACAATCAATGAGAGTAACACAGAATATCATTTGTTCTCAGTTGACGCAGCGTATTTAATTAAAAGCTATGGCGGGCAGGCAAATGTCAAATGAAGCCCAAAGCTCAAATGTCAAATAAAGTTTGAAATCCAAATATCAAACGTTTTGGCATTGATAATTGGGATTTTGTCATTCTTTTGAACTTTGTCCCGCACTATGAATTATTTTATCTAAGGTATGCGGGATCCCGCATAGCGGTGAGGTTTTGAAATTTGGATCTTTAGTGGTTATGTCATTAGTTTTAAAGGTGAAAAAGCTTGATCCGCGGGCGAAGCTGCCGCGCTATGCCTTGCCGGGGGATGCGGGACTCGATTTTTTTTGTTATGAAAGCGTAGTGATACCGCCGGGCATGCGCCATATTTTTCATACGGGGATTGCGGTGGAGATTCCGCAAGGGCATGTGGGGCTGGTATGGGATCGCGGCGGTAATTCAAATAAGCGCGGTTTGAAAACATTAGGAGGGGTGTTTGATAGCGGCTATCGCGGAGAAGTAATCATTTGCCTATTGAATACTACCCAGGAACCCATTACCATAGCCGCAGAGAGCGCCATCGCGCAAATGCTCATACAGAAAATTGAAGAAGTTACCGTGGTGGAGGAAAAAGAGTTGAGCGAGAGCCACCGGGGAGAGCGGCGCTTTGGCAGTACCGGTGTCTAATGTTTGTCGCAGACATACGCGGACTGCACGCAGACTCACGCAGACAATAAGTACTGAATGATTATCAAGAATGTATGCGCGCATATTTAAATATTGTCGATCGCGTGCTAAAGGAGGGCGTGGTGAAGCAGACGCGCCAGGGCACTGATGCTTATACGATCGCGGGCGCGTATTTTGAGCATGACATGGCAAAGGGTTATCCTTTGCTCACCACGAAGAAAGTGCCGTTGCGGCTCGTGGCTTCTGAATTGGAATTTTTTATAAAAGGCCTTACCGACAAGCAGTGGCTTATTGACCGCAATAATCATATTTGGGACGAATGGGCAAGTCCCACAAAGGCGCTGTACGGCCATGATGAGGCGTCAAAAAAGCGCATGCTGGAGGAGCGGGATTTAGGGCCGATTTACGGATTCCAGTGGCGGCATTTCAACGCGCCGTATTCGAAATTTGATGCGGATTATATAAATCAGGGTGTTGACCAATTGAAAAAGGTTATTGCCACGCTGAAAACAAATCCCAACGACAGGAGGATGATCGTGAGCGCATGGAACCCCAGCATGCTTAACCAAATGGCTTTGCCGCCGTGCCATTACGGATTTCAAGTGACGGTTATTGATAAAAGGCTTAACCTGCTCTGGAATCAGCGCTCGGTGGATACCATGCTCGGACTGCCGTTCAATATTGCCAGTTACGCGCTCCTTTTGCACCTGCTCGCGAAAGAGGCAGGATTACAAGAAGGGAAATTGGTAGGGTTTCTCGCTGATGTCCATATATACGCGAATCATGTGGACGGCGCCAAGGAGCAATTGAGCCGCGATCCTGATAAATATCCTTTGCCCGTCATCCAGACCAAAAATTTCCGTTCCATTTTCGAGTGGCAATACACTGATACGGAAGTCATAAATTACGAATCATATCCTGCGATTAAGTTTCCTATCGCAATTTAATAATTCCTCCCAACCTCCTCTTATTTTAAGAGGAGGAGAATAGTCCCCCCTCTTAGGATAAGAGGGGAAGTGGGGAGTTACGAAATATTAACTTATGACTTTTTCACTTATTGCGGCGTGTGACCAAGAGCGTGGTATTGGCAAAGCAGGGGTGTTGCCATGGAGACTGCCAAAAGAGCTGGAACATTTCCATCAAGTAACCGCTGAAACGCGAGACACTACGAAGCGTAATGCGGTCATTATGGGACGCAAGACGTGGGAATCCATTCCAGAAGGGCGGCGGCCTTTGGCGGGACGATTAAATTGCGTTATCACGCGGGATGGTGGGTATGCGCTGCCGGAGGGAGCACAAAAATTTTCTTCATTGGAAGATTGTTTATCTTCATTAGAAAAAGATACCACTGTTGAGTATATCTTCATCATCGGCGGGGGAGAACTATTCAGACAAGCGATTGCCATGCCTGCGTGCGATATGATTTATCTCACTGAGATTGAGAGTGTATTCGGATGCGACACGTTTTTCCCCCCACTCCCGAAAGAGTTTAGAAAGGAACAAGAATCAGAGATGCAAGAAGAAAACGAGGTGAGATATAAATTTGTGACGTATAAAAGGCAATAATTCATGACTATTCTCCAAGGACTTCGGCTTATTGAGCGATATGGATTGCCGCATCCTGAATGGCAGTTTGTCAGGTATTCAGCCGAATTGAAAATAGGGCACATAAGAGATTATGTTGGTTGGACGATTCGGACTGCAGCACTCATCGACAGCAAAAAGAAGTGGACAAATGTATTTGTAAATTGGGTTTCTAAACGAGATGTTCCCGTCAAACTTGATGAGTTACAGTCGCAGCAGAGAGGAGAAGCTATTTTTGTGGTTTACCCTTCATGGAAATGGAAGAAGGCAGGCGCCGTAATGTCTGAGGGCATGAGAGTGACCGTAGAGGGGGTCAATGGGTCAATAGGCGATCTGAGCAGGAAGGGGAGGATGCATGCTCAGTTTGTCTATCACCGCCATCAGTTGAATCATACACACGGAGATCAAACATTTTTTACTCCTTCAGAGAAAAAAATAATCCAAAGTGCCTGTGAACGATTTGCGGGGAAAGATATTATTGCGGAATTTGCAGTGACTACGCGGAACAAGCTCGTCTTTTATCGTCTTGAACGTGTGGAGGAAGCGGTAAAGTTATTAATTAAGAAATATTCATAGTGAAAATATATGCGTATCGGAATCATAGGGAGCATGCAGTATACTGAAAAGATGATTGAGGCGCGCGACGCCCTTATACAGAGGGGACATGATGCGTTCGTAACGAAATTGGCGGATGCTTTTTTGGGAAAAAATGATGCGGAGAAAGAAGCGGTCAAGATTTATCAAAAGAATAACCTCGATGCCATACGGGAATTTTGGCACATGATGCAGGGCGCAGATGCGGTGCTCGTCATCAATATGGATAAGAATGGCGTGAAGAATTACATAGGAGGCAATACTCTTATGGAAATAGGATTTGCGCACGTGCTCAACCAGAAGATATTTCTCTATAACCCAATCCCTGACATTCCCTATTACAAAAGCGAGATTGAAGCGGTGAAGCCGATCATCATACACGGTGATTTATCTTTGGTTAAATAACGTATGAAGAAGGGTAAACTCATCGTAATCGAAGGAACTGACGGTTCCGGGAAAGCGACCCAGATAAAATTGCTTGCGCAGCATTTGCGGCGTATGCAGAAACTGTTCCATGTGGTTGATTTCCCGCAGTACGGGAAGAAATCAGCAGTCCTCGTGGAGAAGTATTTGCACGGCGCATTCGGGCCTATTGAGCGCGTCGATCCGTATATTACTTCGCTTTTTTATGCGATAGACCGATATAGCATGCAGGAGCTGTTGTGGCGCTGGCTGAAAAAGGATATCGTGATAGCGAACCGTTACACGACTGCGAACATGCTCCATCAGGCAGCAAAAATTAAATCACTTGATGGGCAGAAAAAATATATCGCTTGGGTAAAGCATCTTGAGTATGACGTACTTGCGCTTCCCAAACCGGATATTGTGTTTTTTCTCGATGTGCCCATTTCCTTCAGCACACGACTGGTCATGAAGAAGGGGTGCAGGAAATACCTCTTAGGCAAGAAACGGGATTTGGCTGAGCGAAACTTAAAACATCAGCAGGCGGCGTATGCCATTGGCAGAATGCTTTGCCGGACAGGGGCATGGGTAAGGATTCCTTGCACCCGCAAAGGCAGCCTCTTGTCCCCAAGAGAGATTCATGAGAGTATTTTGAATGTGATCAAGAAGTATTTGAGTTAAAATTTATAATAGAAGCAATCACTTTCTATGGATCAAAAAATTGAAACAACAATAGGATTGGAAGTCCACGTACAGCTCAAGACCAAATCGAAAATGTTTTGCGGGTGCGACAATCGGGGCGAGTATTTGCCGCCGAATACCTGCGTGTGCGAAGTATGCATGGGGCACCCGGGCACGCTTCCGGTGCCTAATGCGCAGGCGATTGAATGGGCGCTGAAGACTGCTATGGCCCTGGAGGGTGAAATTCCAAAAGAGTCCAAGTTTGACCGGAAGCATTATTTTTATCCCGATCTTCCCAAAGGCTACCAGATCAGCCAATATGACCAGCCGTTTGCCGTAGGCGGGTTTCTTGGGATAATGGCAAAAGGGGAACAGGTGAAGGTAAGACTCGAGCGGCTGCATTTGGAAGAGGATACCGCGAAGTTAGTGCATCAAACAAAGGCTGAGACGCTGATTGATTTCAATCGCGCGGGCACCCCATTGATGGAGATCGTGACCAAGCCCGATATCCGCACCCCGCAAGAAGCAAAATTGTTTTTGCAGGAGCTGCGGGCGATCGTGCGGGCATTGGGCGTGTCTGATGCGGATATGGAGAAAGGGCATCTTAGATGTGATGCGAATATTTCTGTTCGCCACGCGGAAGAACGCGGACCCTTCGATTTGGGCTCTGATGGTGACTCGTGGAAGAACGCGGAAGATAATGCATTAAACACGAAGATTGAGATTAAGAACCTCAATTCATTCCGTGCGGTGGAAAGGGCGCTTGAGCATGAACAAAAGCGTTTGAGTGAATTGTTGGAGCGTGGAGAATATCCTAAGGTGCAGGAGACTCGCGGGTGGGATGATGCAAAAAACATAACAGAGCTTCAGCGGACTAAGGAGGAAGCGGAAGATTACCGCTATTTTCCCGAGCCTGATATACCCCCTTTCCATTTTACAGATGAATACCTGACCGCATTGCGGCGCGGCATTCCAGAGCTTCCCCAGGCAAGGCGGGAGCGGTTTATGGCCCAGTATGAATTTTCACGCGCGGATGCGCAGGTGCTGGTCGCTGATGAAACTCTTGCCGATTACACGGAGAAGGTCATCTCCGAATTAATCGCCTGGATAAGCAGTCTTCCTGACGGCGGCACTGAGGAAGAAATTTGGGAAAAGCATGGGGCAAAGCTTGCCAAACTTGTGGCAGGCTGGATGAGCTCCAAATTGGGAGGGATTCTTGCTGAAAGGGGAGAAACGTTTGAAAACCTGAAGGTGACGCCGGAGGATTTTGCGGAATTCCTCACGCTGATTTATGAACGCACCATTTCTTCCACCATTGCGCAGGAATTATTGCGTAAAATGGTGGCAACAGGAGAAGACCCCCATAAACTTTTAGAGACTCTTGGCGGCGGACAAGTGAGGGATACTGAAGCCTTAGGGATGATAATTGAGAAGGTGATGCATACATACCCCCAGATCGTGGAGCAATTTAAGAAAGGGAAAGAAGGGGTGATTATGTACCTCGTGGGGCAGGTGATGAAGGAAATGAAGGGGAAAGCGGATCCGCAGTTGGTGCAGAGTTTATTGAGGGAGAAACTTGGATGAGGTATTGTTCGGGTGTCTATTTGAAAAGACGCGGGGATTACTCGGGATAGTCCTCGGCGAACACGCGTTGATTCGTTCAGATTGTCCGCAGAGAAAGACGCGGAGATTGCTCCGGATAGTCCTCGGCGAACACGCGTCAGTCCCGCCAGCGCGGGACTGCGCTCCGCCTCGCCAGCCTCACTCCGACTTACGTCGGAGACCATGCTGGGGCTGGCTGCGGAGGGTTCGCTCGAGAACATATCCCTCGCTGCCAATAGACATCAGCTGCGGAAGGAGAGAGGTGGAGGGAGCTTAAGAATGGAGAAAGGAATTAACGAGGTTCACCGCCTCGTCTTTATTTTTTATCCAGCAGATGCGCTTGTCTTTCTTAAACCAGGTCATTTGGCGTTTGGCGTACTGGCGGTTGTGAAGGCGGATAAGCGCAAGGGTTTCAGGGAGGGTTTGTGTGCCGTCAAAATAATTTTTCCACTCCCGCAGGCTGATTGAGGAGAGCGCGGGGAGGCGGTGGTCATAGGTTTCAAGCAGCCGTTTTGATTCTTCAAGAAGTCCGTCGCGCATCATCGCGTCCACACGGAGCGCGATTCTTTTCTCTAGCGTTTCCATAGGCAGGGTGAGACCGAGAAGGAGCGTGCGGTAGCGAGGTTTCTGCTTTTTCCGTTGTGCGGAAAAGGGTTTTCCTGTGGCTTTCATCACCTCAAGCGCGCGCATAATACGGCGGCGGTTGTGCGCGTTTATAAATGCGGCAGCATTAGGATCTTTGGCGACCATTTCTTCGTATAATTGTTGCGTGGGAAGGGACTCCGCTTCCTGCATTTGCGCAACTTTGCGTGGCGGTACATTGGGAATGATGAAATTATCCACGACTGCGGAAATCCAAAGGCCTGTGCCGCCGACGAGGAAAGGGAGTTTTTTACGCGCAAGGATATTATTAATCGTTTGAAAGGCATGCGCCTGGAAATGGGATACATTAAAATCCTCGTTTGGTTTGACTACATTGAAGAGATGGTGGGGGATGCTTTGATAATTTCCAATTTCCAATTTCCAATTTCCAAACTTTGGTTTGGCGGAAGCAATGTCGATTTCTTTATATATTTGTCGCGAGTCGGCATTGACGATTTCCCCGTGGATTTTTTTTGCCAGCGCCGTCGCAAGATCAGTTTTTCCCGATGCGGTGGGCCCAAGGATGACGATGAGCATTGGCAGATTGTTCGTATCAGGTATCATGGAGTGCGCAGCATGGATTTTATAATGCGTTTTGCGGTTCCCTTGAGATTGCGGGTGGCCTTAAGTTTGCGGTGCACCTCGGTAAGAGAGCCGCGTGTCCGAAGTTTTATTACGGATTTCTTATGTTTGAGTTCCCGGCGTTCAGTTTTTGTGAGTGTTGCTGTCATATGGTTCTATTATACCCTTTCATTCATAAAATATAAAAACTCCTTGTGATACTAAGGAGTCTTGCTCTATGGCTGCCGTATTTTTATCGTGTATAGGTCATGACGATATGCCGCGCCTTTTTTTGGTCCATTTTCGGCTTTTGGCGGGAGGCAAATGAAGCGGAAAAAGCGAAAAGGGCAAGCGAACAGATGGTAAAAAGCACGATAATTTTACTAATAGGTAATTCAATGGGTCGTGAAATGGCGTTTTCCATAAGAATTTTTGTTTTTATTTTGGAAAATTTGCGTCAAAGAGAAACGTGAGAAAAAAATTTTCCTTTTTTCTCACGCACTAATACTATGATAGCAGGTTTTTGGGTAAAAGTAAAGGGCTGCTTTTATAGCATTTTATAAAAGAAGCCCTTAAAGCCGTTTGATGATTTCGATAATGATGGAATAGAATACGAGCGCGATTCCGATAAAGAAATAGAACGCGCCCACATACATGCTTCCTTGCACGAGAATATATAACACCCGTGCAGTCACTATCATCATTATCAATATCAAAAATAGGAGGAAAATAACTAAAGCCATTTATCCTCCTAGCAACCATGAAACAACGAACACCGCTCCCACAACGATGATCATTAATACAACAAACAACAATCGGGTCAGCCCGTCAAGCTGATCCCACGTTTCTGTCAGTGTTTTCAACATTTTCGATTCCTTTCTTTTAGTTTATGTTATATTTTTATGCGTTCTTTTTTTCTTTAATAAATTCCTCCATGGTGGATGTACATCCTTCCTAAACCCTCGAAGTTCATTCGAGTACTCGGGAAAGGAGGGCATGGAGCGAGTAATATAATCTCACTCCATGCCTTATCAAGCAGAAATTCCTTCATCAACCCATTTTCCCTCAATTACTCTATACCGGCCGGTATAGAACGTATCCCCCACGGGGATGTATTTGGCCTGTGTTGTAATTAGGGCCGCCTGACCATTTACATACCCAAGGGTCTCACCCTCGGGGGACTCAAAAATCTCCACCTTGTCTTTTTTATGCAAATCTAATTCCATTTTTATCCTTTCTAAAATTTGATTGAATTCGTTTTTTTATTTGGATTACACAATACTGTACGGAAAAGAAGTGATACTGTCAAGGTTAAAACCTCTTCATGGCTAAT of the Patescibacteria group bacterium genome contains:
- a CDS encoding AAA family ATPase, whose amino-acid sequence is MIKESNIEKKLVVAIVGMTGAGKTEAASVFVSLGWQMIRFGQITLDELKKRNLPVNETTERMVREELRRMHGMAAFAVMNLPKIDALLMKGPVVIDGLYSWSEYKILKERYGDRLQVLAICASPATRHQRLEHRADRHQGDNDKRFRSFSRAESQSRDYAEIENLEKGGPIAMAEYAIVDEGKLEEFQESIRQIISSNFNRQ
- the dut gene encoding dUTP diphosphatase, producing the protein MSLVLKVKKLDPRAKLPRYALPGDAGLDFFCYESVVIPPGMRHIFHTGIAVEIPQGHVGLVWDRGGNSNKRGLKTLGGVFDSGYRGEVIICLLNTTQEPITIAAESAIAQMLIQKIEEVTVVEEKELSESHRGERRFGSTGV
- the thyA gene encoding thymidylate synthase, which produces MRAYLNIVDRVLKEGVVKQTRQGTDAYTIAGAYFEHDMAKGYPLLTTKKVPLRLVASELEFFIKGLTDKQWLIDRNNHIWDEWASPTKALYGHDEASKKRMLEERDLGPIYGFQWRHFNAPYSKFDADYINQGVDQLKKVIATLKTNPNDRRMIVSAWNPSMLNQMALPPCHYGFQVTVIDKRLNLLWNQRSVDTMLGLPFNIASYALLLHLLAKEAGLQEGKLVGFLADVHIYANHVDGAKEQLSRDPDKYPLPVIQTKNFRSIFEWQYTDTEVINYESYPAIKFPIAI
- a CDS encoding dihydrofolate reductase; this encodes MTFSLIAACDQERGIGKAGVLPWRLPKELEHFHQVTAETRDTTKRNAVIMGRKTWESIPEGRRPLAGRLNCVITRDGGYALPEGAQKFSSLEDCLSSLEKDTTVEYIFIIGGGELFRQAIAMPACDMIYLTEIESVFGCDTFFPPLPKEFRKEQESEMQEENEVRYKFVTYKRQ
- a CDS encoding thymidylate kinase, which codes for MKKGKLIVIEGTDGSGKATQIKLLAQHLRRMQKLFHVVDFPQYGKKSAVLVEKYLHGAFGPIERVDPYITSLFYAIDRYSMQELLWRWLKKDIVIANRYTTANMLHQAAKIKSLDGQKKYIAWVKHLEYDVLALPKPDIVFFLDVPISFSTRLVMKKGCRKYLLGKKRDLAERNLKHQQAAYAIGRMLCRTGAWVRIPCTRKGSLLSPREIHESILNVIKKYLS
- the gatB gene encoding Asp-tRNA(Asn)/Glu-tRNA(Gln) amidotransferase subunit GatB — its product is MDQKIETTIGLEVHVQLKTKSKMFCGCDNRGEYLPPNTCVCEVCMGHPGTLPVPNAQAIEWALKTAMALEGEIPKESKFDRKHYFYPDLPKGYQISQYDQPFAVGGFLGIMAKGEQVKVRLERLHLEEDTAKLVHQTKAETLIDFNRAGTPLMEIVTKPDIRTPQEAKLFLQELRAIVRALGVSDADMEKGHLRCDANISVRHAEERGPFDLGSDGDSWKNAEDNALNTKIEIKNLNSFRAVERALEHEQKRLSELLERGEYPKVQETRGWDDAKNITELQRTKEEAEDYRYFPEPDIPPFHFTDEYLTALRRGIPELPQARRERFMAQYEFSRADAQVLVADETLADYTEKVISELIAWISSLPDGGTEEEIWEKHGAKLAKLVAGWMSSKLGGILAERGETFENLKVTPEDFAEFLTLIYERTISSTIAQELLRKMVATGEDPHKLLETLGGGQVRDTEALGMIIEKVMHTYPQIVEQFKKGKEGVIMYLVGQVMKEMKGKADPQLVQSLLREKLG
- the miaA gene encoding tRNA (adenosine(37)-N6)-dimethylallyltransferase MiaA; its protein translation is MIPDTNNLPMLIVILGPTASGKTDLATALAKKIHGEIVNADSRQIYKEIDIASAKPKFGNWKLEIGNYQSIPHHLFNVVKPNEDFNVSHFQAHAFQTINNILARKKLPFLVGGTGLWISAVVDNFIIPNVPPRKVAQMQEAESLPTQQLYEEMVAKDPNAAAFINAHNRRRIMRALEVMKATGKPFSAQRKKQKPRYRTLLLGLTLPMETLEKRIALRVDAMMRDGLLEESKRLLETYDHRLPALSSISLREWKNYFDGTQTLPETLALIRLHNRQYAKRQMTWFKKDKRICWIKNKDEAVNLVNSFLHS